The sequence GGTCACTGTGACCTGATGAATTTCGTtctgttcccaaaaaaaaaaacaatggcaGGTTCGTCCTGGTGAGCGATGAGCCTTCATTCAGTTCCAAGAAGTTGCAGGCGCTGGGCTGGAAATCCAAGACGTTGGAGGAGACCCTCAAGGACAGCGTTGAGTCCTTCAGGAAGGCAGGCGTCCTGGGTTGACCAACCAAACAGCGCCCTTCATCGCATTTTGAAAATCAAAATGTGTCGTCTTGTTTGTCCGTTTAATCGGCAGCAACAAGTGCATGACTTTCTATGAAGACATGCTATGGTTTGAAACTTTGAATGTCAAGAATTGAGATGGTCTCATCCCAACACAATTTGTGAATTAGGCTGTTGATGATGATCGGAGTAGGTAGATAATAAGGTTGGATAGATACTATTGGCCGCCCACCTGGTTCGCTAGCTGCCCCAAACACTGCAATAGCATACCTACGGATACAAATACAGATTCGGATAGTGTCAACATACCAACACCACTGTGTGCATCGTTGCCGCCAAAGTACTGTGCGCATAGGATCCGCTTCAGATCTCAACCCAAATTGCAAGACGTCAACACTGGCGCCACAACGTCAACTGCCACAATTTGCACGAGCTCAATATCCTCCAATCAGCCGTGTTTATTAACTCGAGATCTTCATCTTCTGGAGCGATCCGGATTCAGTCTACGGTGGCAACAACGAGGCCGTCGTCTCGTCTAGGCACCGTACCAATGGAGGAGGGCGCCGCGGGGAgggcgaggccgccggcggtgTGCGTGACCGGCGCGGGGGGATTCGTGGGCTCCTGGCTCGTCcagcgcctcctcgccgccggccggtacACGGTCCACGGCACCGTCCGCGATCCCGGTAAATTCTTCATCCATATGCAGCTCAATAGAATCTGAAGCCTGGAGGATTGCGTGTGACGAATCGCGATTCGTGCGCAGGCGACGCCAAGAACGCGCACCTGGCggcgctgggcgccgccgccggggagcggCTGCGGCTGTTCAGGGCCGACGTGCTGGACTAcggcgccgtggcggcggccgtcgccggCTGCGACGGCGTCTTCCACGTCGCCTCCCCGGTCCCCGTCCACGCCATCACTGACCCCGAGGCACCTCAGCACCTCACCCTGCTTCCTTTCCTCGGCGTCGCCATGCCTTCGTTCCGTCCTCACCCGACCCCAACAccttgctgctgcctgctgcaggTCGAGCTGCTCGCTCCCGCCGTGACGGGCACCGCGAACGTGCTCAGGGCGTGCTCCGAGGCCAAGGTCAGGAGGGTCGTCGTGGTGTCGTCTCTCTCGGCCGTGATGGTGAACCCTGCCTGGCCGCAGAGCCAGGCCATGGACGAAGCCTGCTGGTCTGACGTCGAGCTCTGCAGATCCACTCAGGTGACTGAAAAAAAAAGGCTTCGCACCCTGTTTCCCTCGAGCAAATTCGATGATTTGGCAGCAGCGTTTCTCTTACATGTAGGACGGATTCCGTCCCTGACATGTAGGCCAGTGCAGCCGCCAATTAGATTCGTGTTGATCTTAATTCTCCCTCTCGACAAAGTACAGATAAGTCGCACAAAAAAGCCACGTGCTCATTGCTGTCGAGCAATCGAAAGCGACATGGATGATAACTTAGGCCGGACTTGGGTAGCTGATAGCGACGCTGTCAAAACTAACTACTGTACCAGTGTGCTGAGAGATGGACTGTAAAATTTTTTATAGCCAATAGCCGGCTGTATTATTAATTTGGGAACATATAAAGTGCAAACCAATATCTCCATgtaaactatggaaacttcaatctgaatCATCAGCTCAACATCTAAGGGGAAAGGCGCATAGGTGGGAGGGGTAAGGATGacaacgggtcgggttcggttcGGGTGGAGTGTCCGgacacccaaaaccgaaacccaaATTTAAAATCCAAACCCGACCCGAACTCTGTATTGGGTACAAATTCATACCCAAAACCGAAATCCCtataccccttggatgttgatccaatgactcagattgaagttttcatagtttgtaCGAAAAGATtgatttgcacctgatatgttcccaatTAATTTTACTCTAACCTATCATAAGAATGTTCCAACTTTGATTTTGTCTCCAACCTTCACTCTGCCAGAACTGGTATTGCCTCTCCAAGACCCTGGCAGAGCTCGAGGCATTCGACCACGCCAAGAGCACCGGGCTGGACGTGGTGTCGCTCTGCCCGTCCCTGGTGATCGGGCCCCTGCTGCAGTCCACACTGAACGCGAGCAGCTCCGTCATCGCCGACTGCCTGAAAGGTGACTGGCACTCTCGCCTCAGTCACTTCCCCCCTGTGTGCTCCGATCAGAAGAAGGCCTGGACTGGAAGTCTGAAACCTTTCTCTGCAGGGGATCGCGAGGTGAAGCTTAAGCTGAGGAACTTCGTGGACGTCCGCGACGTCGCCGACGCGCTGCTCCTGGTGTACGAGGCGCCGGAGGCGTCGGGGAGGTACATCTGCGATGCGCACGCGAGGCAGGTGTCCGACGTCGTGGAGCTGCTGAGGAGCTGGTACCCGGCTTGCAAGAATGCCAGCAGCAAGTGAGCCAGCTCTTACTGAACATTTGCATACTGCATAGTGCCTGAAACTGAAGCTGCTGCTAGATGCGCTGCATCTTGATCCAAACCAAATGGCAGGTTTGTGCAGGTGAGCGATGAGCCTTTTTTCAGCTCCAAGAAGCTGGAGGCGCTGGGGTGGAAATTCAGGCCGTTTGAGGAGACCCTCAGGGACAGCGTCGAATCCTTCAGGGAGGCAGGTGTCCTGGATTGAACAAGCAGCGCACTATCGTGGATCAAAGTAGTTTTGTGCTACATCAAAGCAGCAGCGTCGAAACCTTTGGCTTGAGAATTGGAATGGGCAGTGTGAAAAATCATAAGGGACAAAGTTTGTCGGTGTAATATGGCGATATAGTTACTTGCAATGCTCTAGTTTCAGAATTCATAATCCTTAATACTTTGGAAGCTGATGAAAATGTTGTGACACCTTATCTAATTTGGATGGACCAACAGGCTCAAGATTGTTGCGTGCACATACTTagtactatcttgatagttcaGTAAGGGTAGAGCCAATTTATAAGTATTTATCCTTCAGCAATAGCACCTTCTGGTTGAccatctatctatctattatataaatatttgagtgttagaagaagccaccacgttcgccgagagatGCTAGAAATTCCTACATTAATCtaagaaagagaagaatttgGACCGTtgaattttatgaagatctaatggcTTAGATTAATCAAAGAGTTCATGCCAAATACAATCAAAGATATTTAGTTATTGTAAAAAAGAGTATgcatatattaaatatagaaaagaaaagaatgtaAGATTAATATAAAGAGTCCATGCCAAATATAATTAAAGATATTTAGTTATTGTAAAAAAAGAGTATgcatatattaaatatagaaaaagaaaagaatttaAGATTAATTCAAAGAATCCATGTTGAATACGATCAAAGATATTaaattattataaaaaataatatgcatatattaaatatagaaaatTAAAATAATATAAGAGTAATAAGATCAATATATCTCTTTACTAATTTCTCATCTGTTCTTTCcaaagaaaagagaaacaacaacaaccagtcgtactaataaaaatagaaaactagagcttcatttttttttctttttataaggAAATAATAGAGAGGCAAATGTCCCACCTTTAACTAATTCCATTGGCCGAATTGACCAGATCAAAACTAAATATAGGGTGCAAATCATAAAAAGTGGAAGGGAAGGGAGAGAGGTTAAGACTATCTAATTTCATGCACTAGGTTTAATTTGGACATCAATCCAAAATCATGTTTTTTGGAGTGTGCAATGGATCTCACAAATATGACATAAATGACAACAACGGCAGTATATtagttttgaaagaaaaaaagaggacAATTACATATGCATGTGTCAATCAAGCATGCATATGTAATTACATATGCATGCTTGATTGACACATGCATACATATGCAGAGCGCTCTAAAATTTGttttggatcatcatcatctcctttTATCTCGCATGTCGATCTTCAATCTGTTTGCTTGATTCTTAATTACAAAACGTCCTTGGTAAAATTGGCTCAAAGAGCTAAAGTCGAACTAGACATGTGGATAGCGATTATCACATATTTGAGACTTTTTTAGTTAATCGTCATCCCTATTTGCCTCACATTCTTCAATATATTTGTTTGATTCTTTATTGTGAAAGTGGGCTCAAGGAACCAAAGTTGAACTAGATAGATGGAGACCGATACATCATAAATCCAAGGCAATGAGATGCATGTCACCAATAGCATAACCATCAAGAGGGATGAAAAGGGTGTGGCACTCATCCTATTACATCTGAAAGAACAGGAAATGGAgcgttaaaagaagccaccacgttcgccaaGAGCATATagaaatttccacgttaatTCTAAAAAGAGACACCATATGTGAAACAGACCGGGTTCCCGAGAGGAGAACCTGACtctctgtatcgtcgtgatagtccctggatcagtagctatcttatacagaactcatttcaatcgaATATCATAGACATAACTCACGTTTACAACATCACAtggatttatttattacataatccaaaggTTTGT comes from Panicum virgatum strain AP13 chromosome 4K, P.virgatum_v5, whole genome shotgun sequence and encodes:
- the LOC120703963 gene encoding cinnamoyl-CoA reductase 1-like, encoding MEEGAAGRARPPAVCVTGAGGFVGSWLVQRLLAAGRYTVHGTVRDPGDAKNAHLAALGAAAGERLRLFRADVLDYGAVAAAVAGCDGVFHVASPVPVHAITDPEVELLAPAVTGTANVLRACSEAKVRRVVVVSSLSAVMVNPAWPQSQAMDEACWSDVELCRSTQNWYCLSKTLAELEAFDHAKSTGLDVVSLCPSLVIGPLLQSTLNASSSVIADCLKGDREVKLKLRNFVDVRDVADALLLVYEAPEASGRYICDAHARQVSDVVELLRSWYPACKNASSKFVQVSDEPFFSSKKLEALGWKFRPFEETLRDSVESFREAGVLD